The Ischnura elegans chromosome 1, ioIscEleg1.1, whole genome shotgun sequence genome contains a region encoding:
- the LOC124164199 gene encoding 6-phosphogluconolactonase isoform X1 codes for MVCDLVQVGGDSMEMASSDVNIVKSEADVILELCTVIESLSKAAIDRDDVFKVGLSGGSLVKFLSEGLPNIDTDWSKWRLFFCDERVVPTDSADSTYGEYKNKLIGTVPLTEDQFIKIDPDLSAEAAAKDYIQKMAVWFPPDSLPRFHLLLLGMGPDGHTCSLFPNHRLLDETSVWVAPVTDSPKPPPSRITLTFPVVNNAECCVFAVAGAAKADMVKRILKDREETLPASRVQPSNGKLIWIMDKAAASKM; via the exons ATGGTATGTGACTTGGTGCAAGTAGGAG GTGATAGCATGGAAATGGCATCAAGTGATGTGAATATCGTCAAATCAGAAGCTGACGTTATCCTCGAGCTGTGTACGGTCATAGAAAGTCTGTCCAAGGCTGCCATAGATCGTGATGATGTATTTAAAGTTGGTCTGTCAG GTGGATCATTGGTTAAGTTTCTGTCTGAGGGACTTCCGAATATAGACACAGACTGGTCCAAATGGAGACTTTTTTTCTGTGACGAAAGAGTTGTTCCTACTGATAGTGCCGATTCGACTTATGGcgaatacaaaaacaaattaatagGAACAGTGCCACTTACTGAAGATCAGTTCATTAAGATAGATCCTGATTTATCTG CTGAAGCGGCCGCAAAAGATTACATCCAGAAGATGGCTGTTTGGTTTCCACCCGACTCCCTTCCAAGGTTTCATTTGCTTCTGTTAGGCATGGGGCCTGATGGACATACGTGTTCCCTTTTCCCCAATCATCGTCTCTTGGATGAAACGTCTGTTTGGGTTGCTCCAGTCACCGATTCGCCTAAACCTCCGCCTAGCCGTATTACTCTCACTTTTCCTGTTGTTAACAATGCAGAATGCTGTGTCTTCGCTGTAGCAGGTGCTGCCAAAGCAGATATGGTGAAG aggATTTTAAAGGATCGAGAAGAAACGCTCCCAGCCAGCCGTGTACAGCCCAGTAATGGAAAGCTCATATGGATCATGGACAAGGCTGCCGCCTCTAAGATGTAG
- the LOC124164199 gene encoding 6-phosphogluconolactonase isoform X2 — MEMASSDVNIVKSEADVILELCTVIESLSKAAIDRDDVFKVGLSGGSLVKFLSEGLPNIDTDWSKWRLFFCDERVVPTDSADSTYGEYKNKLIGTVPLTEDQFIKIDPDLSAEAAAKDYIQKMAVWFPPDSLPRFHLLLLGMGPDGHTCSLFPNHRLLDETSVWVAPVTDSPKPPPSRITLTFPVVNNAECCVFAVAGAAKADMVKRILKDREETLPASRVQPSNGKLIWIMDKAAASKM; from the exons ATGGAAATGGCATCAAGTGATGTGAATATCGTCAAATCAGAAGCTGACGTTATCCTCGAGCTGTGTACGGTCATAGAAAGTCTGTCCAAGGCTGCCATAGATCGTGATGATGTATTTAAAGTTGGTCTGTCAG GTGGATCATTGGTTAAGTTTCTGTCTGAGGGACTTCCGAATATAGACACAGACTGGTCCAAATGGAGACTTTTTTTCTGTGACGAAAGAGTTGTTCCTACTGATAGTGCCGATTCGACTTATGGcgaatacaaaaacaaattaatagGAACAGTGCCACTTACTGAAGATCAGTTCATTAAGATAGATCCTGATTTATCTG CTGAAGCGGCCGCAAAAGATTACATCCAGAAGATGGCTGTTTGGTTTCCACCCGACTCCCTTCCAAGGTTTCATTTGCTTCTGTTAGGCATGGGGCCTGATGGACATACGTGTTCCCTTTTCCCCAATCATCGTCTCTTGGATGAAACGTCTGTTTGGGTTGCTCCAGTCACCGATTCGCCTAAACCTCCGCCTAGCCGTATTACTCTCACTTTTCCTGTTGTTAACAATGCAGAATGCTGTGTCTTCGCTGTAGCAGGTGCTGCCAAAGCAGATATGGTGAAG aggATTTTAAAGGATCGAGAAGAAACGCTCCCAGCCAGCCGTGTACAGCCCAGTAATGGAAAGCTCATATGGATCATGGACAAGGCTGCCGCCTCTAAGATGTAG